In the Mycolicibacter minnesotensis genome, CATGTGGGCCCGCGATGCCATGGCCATGTACGGCTACTACGTCTCGTCGACTGCCGCGGCCGGGCTGCACCCCTTTACCCAGCCCCCACACACCACGATCTCGACGCCGGCCTCCAGCCCGTTCGGCACGCTTGCCATGGACCCGGCCGCAGCTTTCGGTGTCGACCTGAGCACTGTCGGCAAGATCGAGGACACGCTGTTGCTCGAGGTCGCCGCCTCCCCCGCGTCGGCTTCGGTGGGCGCCGAACTGGGCGTGGCGGCCACCCTCAATGGGCTGTCGGTCCCGCAGTCTTGGGCAACGGCAGTCCCGGCCAGGGTGATCGGCCGGGCGGTGTCGATCGCCGCAGACACCGTATTGCGGGCCGCCGCCGGGACCACTGCACTACCCCTGGTCGCCCTCGGCCCGGCCAGCCGGGCCACCGCCGGTTTTCGTCGGGTTCGCGGTGCCTCCGCCGGCCCGAAACCACCCTCGAATGGATCACCCCGCGCAATCGTCAGACAGCGCGGCCGATCCGAGCAACCGAAGAAGCAGGCGGCACGGCCGCCGAAGGGGGCCGTCCCACGCATCTTGGGAGAGCTACGGGAACTTGCCGACCCACGGGATACGAGAATCCTCTCCGATGAAGAGCGCACTCGGACAAAGCGGCGCCTGCACGGTCGGTAGTTGCCGGCACCGTCGGCACGGCCGCTAGAGCAGATAGCCCTGCCGGGGCTCCGGCAGGGCCGGCGCGATCAGCTCGGGAGAGTTATTGCGCACGCTGTTCACCAGAGTCGACACCTCGCGCAGCGCGATGCCGGTCACGTCGGGCGGGCGGGCCAGCAGCGTGGTGTCGATCACGGAGTCGGGATCTAGCCAGCTGTCCCATCGGTTTTCGGGCAACAGCAACGGCATCCGGTCGTGTATCTCGGCAAGCTCACCGACAGCCTCGGTGGTGATGATCGCGACGCTGAGCACCGGGGCGGAGAGCCGATCAGGCCGCCAGGCCGACCACAGACCGGCCGCGAACAGCATCGCACCGTCCCCGTGGATGTAGAACGGGGTCTTGCGGACCCGAGACTTGGCCCTGGCCCCCGCCGGATCACCGGGCTCAAGCGGGTCTGGGCGCCATTCGTAGTAGCCGTCCATCGGCACCAGGCACCGTCGCCGCTCCGCGGAGGCGCGGTAAGCCGGCGACGTGGTGACCTTGTCTGCACGAGCATTGATCAGCAAGGGGCCGCCGGCCGCCGGCGCACCACCGGGGCCTGGTTTCGTCCACGCCGGGAGAAGTCCCCAGCGCATCAGCCGCAGGCGCCGGGTGGGCTGGTCGGTGGGCGTATGCGGCGGCCCCGGCTCGGAATGCCGGCTGATGACGGTCACGATTCCGTCGGTAGGCGCCACGTTGTAGTTCGGGCCGGAGTCAGCGGCGGCGGGAATCTCGTTGATCGCGTCGATACTCGTGGCCAGCAGAGCCGGATCGGTGGTTATCGCGAAACGACCGCACATACCTTCATGGTGACAGCTCGTCGATCCGGGTGGCGGCCACCGCCCAAAAGGGCATATGCACCAGGTTGTCTTCGAGCAGTGGTTGCAGATAGGCGAACCGCTGGGCCAGTGCGCGAACCCCAGCCAACAAGTCCTCACGACCCATCGCCTCCATCACCGCGACCATCTCGGTGAAGGCGTTGGGGTCGAATGTGCCCTGGAAGGTCGTGGTCCCGACGTGATCGATGCGCCACCCTGCAGATTCCAGCAGCGGACCGAAACGCTCGGGCGACATTCCGTCCAATTGCCAGCCGTTGACGTTGTGGCGCCCCGCTTCGAACAGAAACAGTCGAGCCTGGGGTTTCGTCGCCCGGTGCAGATTGCGCGCGTAGCGCAGCTGGGTCTCCTCGTCATCCTGGAACAGGTGGTAGAAGGCGCTGTCGACGACGGTGTCGAACCGGCCCTGGAATCCGACGAGATCGACCGCATCGGCCACTTGGAAGTCCACGCTGACACCGGCCTGGGCGGCGTTGCGTTGCGCAAGTGCGATTGCAGCCGGGGAATGGTCCAGCCCTGTTGTTGAATAACCATGGGCCGCATAGTGAATCGCGTGGTGTCCCGCGCCGGTTCCCGGATCGAGAACCTCGCCACGCAGCGCGCCGTAGGCCACCAGTTGCTGCACCGCGGGCTGCGGACGGCCGATATCCCACGGCTCGGGAGGACTGGCAACGGGTGCGCCCTCAAGCCCTGTGTGACTGTTCATCGCCCACCACTGTGCGGCAGTCTGGTTAACGAAATCGGAACGCGCGGTGTACGAAAGCCGACAACGCCCGCGGAGTGGCAAGATCGCCGCTGTGCGCCTCTCCGTCCTGGATCTCACGCCGGTTCGCAGCGACCAGTCCACCCCGGACGCACTGGCGGCCACGCTGCGACTCGCCAGGATCGCCGACGATCTCGGCTATTCCCGCTACTGGGTCGCCGAGCACCACAATGTCCCCTCGGTAGCCGCGACCAGGTAGCCGCGACCAGCCCGGCCGTGCTGATCGCGATGATCGCCGCCGCCACCTCGCGGATGCGAGTGGGTTCGGGCGGGGTGATGTTGCCCAACCATGCCCCCTTAGCAGTGGCCGAGCAGTTCGCCCTGCTTGAGGCCGCCCACCCTGGCCGTATCGACCTGGGTGTCGGACGCGCTCCCGGCGCCGACCCGGTGGCGTCGACGGTGTTGCGCGCCGGTCGCGGTGATCTCGGCAACCACGCGCTCGACGCATTTCCCGACAATCTCTCCGACGTGATTGCGCTGCTGGGCACCGCCGGCGTGTCGGTGCAGCTCGCAGACGGCCGCTACGTCCTGAGGGCGACGCCGCACGCGTTGACCAGACCGCAGGTGTTCATGCTGGGCTCCTCGATCGACTCGGCCCGGCTGGCCGCAGAAAAGGGCTTGCCCTACGTATTCGGACATCACCTGTTCGGCGAACAGACCGGCGAGGCCCTGGACTGCTACCGATCGCGGTTCGTGCCGAGCGAACTTGCCGCCGAGCCTGCCGCGTTCCTCACTGTGAACATCGTCGTTGCCGAAACGCACCAGGAAGCAACGGCTTTGATCCTTCCTCACCTGCATCTGCAGTCCCGAGCCGGGACCGGGCATCCCCCGGGACCGCTGACACTCGTCGAGGACGCTGAGCGAGTCGCTCTCACGCCGCAGCAGCAGCGCATCGCACAAGGTGAACTCGAACGTGCCGTGGTCGGCACGCCGGATCAGGCTCTCGCACAGCTGCAGGAATTGGGCCACCGATTCGGCGTCGACGAGTTGATGCTCAACCCGGTCGCCTCAGCGCGCCTGGGCACCGATCCGGCGGGCGCACCCGGACGCGAATCCACCCTGCAACTCCTGGCTGAGGCAGCTCGCCAATAGTGAACGGCAGGTGTCGGCAACCAACCCCAGGGGGCCGCTCGGTGAACAAATCAGGCGTCTTGCCAACAGTCAATGAACGAGCGCTGGGAGTCTCCGTACAGTCCGTTTTCCGACTGCGTTAGCGGGCTTTGGAGCACATAGCGTCGGTGACGCGCCCAACGGCGCTCGCGATCCGCAACGCAGCGATCGCGACAGTTGAGAAGACTTCGCGAGGAGCCGTCATGTCATTCGTCACAACGCAGCCCGAAGCGTTGCTGGCCGCCGTCGCCAACCTGCAGACCATCGGTTCGTCGATGGCCGCACACAGTGCCGCGGCGGCGGCACCCACCACGGGTGTGGTGCCCGCCGCCGCCGACGAGGTTTCTGCCCTGACCGCCGCTCAGTTCGCCGCCCACGCCCAGGCCTATCAAGCCGTGAGCGCGCAGGCGATGGCCGTCCACGAGATGTTCGTGCACACCCTGGGCAGCGGAGCCAGCGCCTACGCCGCCACCGAAGCTGCCAACGCGGCAGCGACCGGTTAGGGCTGCGAGATGGACTACTTGTCGTTGCCCCCCGAGGTGACCTCAACCATGATCTACTCCGGGCCCGGCTCGGAGCCGCTGGTCGTGGCCGCATCGGCGTGGAGCTCGCTGGCCGCGGAATTGAAATCCGCTGCGGCCGAGTACCGCGCAGTCATCAACCGGCTGACCTCCGAGGAATGGCTCGGGGCGGCTTCGGCGTCGATGGCAGCGGCGGCGGCGCCGTATGTGAACTGGATGGAGCTCACCGCGGCGCAGGCCGAGCAGGCCGCCACACAAGGCCGGACGGCCGCGGCGGCCTATGAGACAGCGCACGCCCAGACCGTGCCGCCGGTTGCGGTCACCGCGAACCGCGAACTCCTGCAGGAGCTGGTGGCCACCAACATCCTCGGGCAGAACACCCCGTCGATCGCGGCCACCGAGACCGAACACAGCGAGATGTGGGCACAGGACACGCTGGCGATGTACGGCTACCACGCCCAGTCCGCCGCCGCGACCCAGCTGACCGAGTTCACTTCACCCCCCAACCCGACCAACCCCACCGGCGACGCCGCAAATGCCAATGCGGTCGCGGCGGCGACCGGCAGCGCTACGGCAACCCAAACGCCCACGGCGTCGAACACGTTGCAGGACCTGCTGAACTCACTGTGGCCCAAGGCGGCCGACGGCACTCCTTATGGCGCCAGTGACGTCCTGGCCGACCCGAACTACAACCTGTCTAACCAGCTGCTGAGCCAGGTGGTGAGCAACTCGAACCTGCAGTCCAACAACATCTGCGCCGTCTGGCGTGGTGTCAGCGGTGTGCTCGGGGTGCAGAAGCTGTTCGCCGACGGCGCGAAAGAAGCCGCGAAAGCGGCTCCGGCCGCGGCCTCTGCGGCGAGTGGCGCTGCCGCCGGCGCGGCGAGCGCCGCCTCGGGTGCCGCCGGTGCGATCGGCGGTCTCTCGGTTCCGGCGAGCTGGGTGCCGCCGCTGGCCGCGGCGTCCGCGATCGGCCCGGTCTCCGGCGGCTCCTGGGTCCCGGTGGGGCCGGCAGCAGCGGCGGCACTGCCTTCTGCGGGTGGCATTCTCGGCGGCGCTCCGATCGCACCGCCGACGGGCATGCCGGGTATGCCGGGTATCCCGGCCGCCGGTGCCGCAGGCGCGGGCTTCCGGGGGTTCGGTGGACCCCGTTACGGAACCGCCCTGACCGTGATGCCTCGACGCCCCTTCGGCGGATAGCACCAAGACAACGATGATCGACTACGGGGCGCTGCCTCCGGAGATCAATTCCGCGCGCATGTACGCGGGAGCAGGCTCCGGTCCGATCTTGGCAGCAGCAGGTGCCTGGGATGTGCTGTCCCAGCAGTTGAGCATGACTGCGGCCGCAGTGGACATGACTATCGCCGACCTGACCAGCGGTCCGTGGCGTGGGCCATCGGCCATCGCCATGGCCGCGGCGGCGTCACCCTTCACCGCCTGGTTCAAGATGACCGCCGCGCAGGCCGAGCAGGCCGCCGTGCAGGCCAAAGCCGCCGCGGCCGCCTTCGAAGCCGCGTACGCGATGACGGTGCCACCCCAGGCGGTCCTGGCAAACCGCGCGCAGCTGATGATGTTGGTCGCCACCAATTTCTTCGGCCAGAACACTCCGGCCATCGCGGCTACCGAAGCCCACTACGCATCGATGTGGGCGCAGGACGCTGCGGCGATGTACGCCTACGTCGCGGGTTCGGCGGCAGCGGCACAGTTGCCGGATTTCACCTCGCCGCCACAGACCACCAATCCGGCTGCACAGGTGGGTCAGGCCACCGCGACCGCGCAGGCAGTCGGCAACTCCACGGCCACGCAGGCGTCAGCGCACACGCTGAACACTTTGCAGTCACTCGCGCAGCCCGGCGTGGCTGCCGCCACGACGGCGGCAGATGCCACCACTACCCCGCCTGCCACCGTGTCGCCGTGGACGGCTTTCCTGCAGCAGATAGTTCCTCCGCTGACGACGTTCACCAGCCTCGAGAATTCCAACCTGGGAGCTTTCCGACTATTGGACATGGCCGGACAGCTGATCAACGGCGAGGAGGTCTCCGGTCAGGCGGTGGCCGATGTCCGAGCGCTGCTGACCGATCTGACCCAGGTGGCCGAGGTCGCAAAGGCCGGAACTGCGGCCACCCACACCCCGGGTTTCGGTGCTGCCACACCGTCAGTCGGCGTGGGCCGCGGGCTGCAGGTCGGCGCCCTGTCGGTGCCGCACAGCTGGCCGATGGCCCCCACATCGGCCAATCAGGCTGCCGCGACGCTGGTTTCGAGCCGGGTGGCGGCTGCCGAGGCCGGCATGATGCCCCGCGGTCAGATGGCGGGGTTGGCCGGTTTGGCAGGGCTTCCCGGTGCCAGTGCCGCCGCCAACGGCGGGCCCACCGGGTTTCGGTTCGTTCCCCGATACGGGTACCGCCACCGGGTGATGAATCGGCCGCCCAGCGCGGGGTAAGGGTGGGCGGGTCTGCTCAGATCACGGCACCCAGCAGAGCCAACGGCAGAATCCCCATGTTGAGCGCCAAGGTGGTGCCGAACGCGTCCAGGAGATTGCCGTCGGCCAACTCGGCCGTGAAGACCTCGTAGTTGACCTGGGGCAGATTGAACAACAACGCGGTGCCGACATCCACGATCGGAATGCCGGTATGGGGCGGGAAGGCGCCGAAAAGGTCCTCCAGCGTAGGGAAATACGAGAAGAACTCCGCCGTCTCGGAGTCAGAGATGGCGTTGATGAATCCCTCCATCTCGGCGAAGAAAGCCGGCGGAGTGGTCGTCGGGTTGAAGATCTCGTCGACGAAGTCGGAGACGCCTTGCTGCCAGGCGTCTCCCAGGGCCTGCGGAAGTTCTTGTATGAGAGCGGCGAGGGTGGCCGAATCTGGCAGGAAACCCAAGGGAGTGGCGATGTCGGCGGGGCCTTGGCTCCAGCCATGCTCGATGCTGCCGTAGCCCAGGTTCACCAGGATGCGCATCACCGGTTCGAACAGATCGTAGAGTGCCTGCCCCCCGCTCCCGAAGAACAACAGCGGGTACAGCAGCGGCAACCCCTCGGTCGGAATCATGTAGTAATCGGTGACTGAATCCGCCGATGCCGTCGGCAGCAAGATCGCATTGGCGATCTGGTCGTCCGTCAGCCCCAGGTAGGTGGTGTGCTGAAAGGCGATGCCGAAGATCGCGTTGAGGACCGACAGGAAGTTGATCGGGTATTGCGGGAAGTCGGCGAAGCCGTCGTATTCCCGGTTGTAGACCTCGGTCGGGTATAGGTCAGACGGTCCCGCTCCACTGAACGTCAGCCCCAGACTCGGCAGGCTCACCGGCCCGAGTTCGGGCAGGTTGAAGCGCGAGAGCATGCCACCGTTGGGCGCGCTGACGTCACCGATCATCACGAAATGCACGTAGTCGCTGGGCACCCCAGCTTCTGCGAGCTGGTATTGCACCATCGACTCGATGATGGCGCCCTGCGACCATCCGAAGACCACGGCGGGGTTCTCCGCGCTCAGATCTCCGTTCTGATACTCGGCCATGATGGCCTCGTAAAGGATCTGCTGGCCCTGCGCGACCGATTCGTCGAGAGTCCCGCCGAACGGGCCCAGGAACGGGTAGAGCTGTTGGGGCATGGAGAGCACCTGCGTGGTACCGGTGAAACCGAGCGGCTCCAGGTACATCGACACGGCGGCATCGACGTAGGTCGGGCCAGGCGTGGCCAGTCCGCTGCCACCGATGATGAAGGCCGTCCCGCCGCCGAGGGAGGGCGCCGCGGTGGCGATTACGGCGTGCCGCACCGCACCCAGCGGGTCGATCTCCGGCATCACCTGCGTGACGGCCACGGGCCCGGCGCCAACCAGAACGACAGCGATGGCCGAGTACACGCGACGTATGCGTTGCATGGCCGGAGGCTCCTTCATTCAGCCCGGCGAGGCGGGCTTCCAACGGGCCGCTCAACTCCCTGAAAGCTGTTGAGCACCCATGAATTTCTTGAAAAATAACATAGATACAGGGTGAACCCGCAGCGCATAGGCACTTTTCCCAACCCCGATCAGCGGGGCGGTTACCGCGCGGCCGCGGTCAGGCCGGCTTGGCCGGTTTGGCGATGTCGGCAGCCGGCTTGAGGTCGGCGAGTACCTCGCTGAACCGGCTGGCTACCACCGGAACCCAGATCTGGGCACCCCGCTGGCCGCACTCGTTGCTTTCTACGGTGGCCAACATCGCCCCGTGCAGAACGCCCGGGATAGTCGGCTCCAGCGACAACACCTGCGTGGTGGTCTGACTACCCTGCCGCCCGTCGACACCGACGCAGGGTGTCTGCAATGTCTGCGGGCGAGAACGCCATTCGTCGCCGGTGAACTCGAAGATCAGTTCATTGGCGCCCGAGGGCGTCTTGACAGTCTTGTGGTGGTCCTTGGCGTCCAGCATCATGGCCGACGCCGTGCAGGGGTCCGCGTCGCACGATGACTTCACCGCCCACCAGGTGCTGACGTTGGGCGGCTCTGGATTGGGCACGCCGTTGTACTTCTCCCCGGCCCGGTTGGCGTCGACCCGGAACGTCCCGTCAAACGCAGGCGCCTTGGGCGATGGGGCCACGGTCGCCGCCGGCACTGCCCCTGCGGCGCCCGTCGCCGTTTCGACAGGCTCCTCGGCCAGCAGGCGCGGGACCAAGGCCGCCACCGATCCCACTACCGCCAACCCCAGGGGCACCAGAACCGCCGGCCGGGCCAGTTTCGCCCACCTGCTCGCCGGGCGTGGTGCGGCGGCGCGCGCAATGCCTCGCGCCATCGTCCTGGCGGAGTCGGAGTCGTCGGCTGAGGCAGGATCAGCAAGCTGCTCGGTCAGTGCCGCAACGAAATCCGAACAATCCCGGAATCGCTCGGCGGGATCTTTGGCCAGCGCCGCGGCGAGCACGTCGTCGAACGGCTCGAGCTCGGGCCGCCGCTCGCTGAGCAACGGCGGCGGAGTGTTGAGGTGGTGACTGATCACCGTCACCGGATTCTCGTGGTGATACGGGGGCGTTCCGGTCAGCATCTGGAATGTTGTGGCCGCCAAGGCGTACTGGTCGGCACGTTCCAGACCTTCGGCGCCCATCAGTTGTTCGGGCGCGGCATAGGCGATGGTGCCGATGGCCAGGTTGCTCGCGGTCAGGCCACTGGGTCCGCCCAGCTGTCGGGCGATACCGAAGTCGGCCAGCACCGCGGTCAGGACCTCATCGCCGTCCTCGGTCACCAAGATGTTGCTGGGTTTGACGTCGCGGTGCACCACGCCATGGTCGTGGGCGTAATCCAAAGCATCGGCGACGCTGTTGACGATCGGAAGGACGACATGGGCCGGCATCCCAGCCGGGTATTTGCGGGTGATCAGCTCGCCGAGAGTCTCGCCTTCGATGTAGTCCATCGAGAGCCACAGCCGGCCGCGGTACTCGCCACGGTCGTGCACTCGCACGATATTGGGGTGCACCAGCACCGCCGCGGCTTCGGCCTCGCGCCGAAACCGCTCTTCATAGTCGTCATCGGCGCTCAACGAGCGGCGCAGGATCTTCAGCGCCTCTCGGCGGGGCAGCCGGGGATGCTGCGCAAGGTACACCTCGCCCATGCCGCCGGCACCCAACAGTTTCAAGATGGTGTACTCAGCGAAAATCGAGCCCGCCGCCAGAGCCATGCCGCCGACAGTAGTGAACCTGGGTGAACAGCGGGGTGATACCAGGCGGCCAGCCGGCAAAGAACCCTTCACCTCGTCCTCCGTCGAGGCTCGCTGAACCGCCCGGCTGCCGTCCGGAACCCCACGCTGGCAGGATGAAACCGTGACAACCTGGCCGGCACCTACACCCACCGCTCCCATCGATGCAACGGTGGCCGTGCCCGGCTCAAAGTCGCAGACCAATCGGGCGCTGGTGCTGGCCGCGTTAGCCGCGGGCAGCGGCAGTGGCGTCTCCACGCTCTCGGGCGCATTGCGCAGCCGCGACACCGACCTGATGCTCGACGCCCTGCGAGCCCTGGGCCTGCGGGTCGAGGCGGTAGCCCACCACGTGACCGTCAGCGGCAGCATCGACCCCGAGCCGAACATCCGGCTGAACTGCGGCCTGGCGGGCACCGTGCTGCGCTTCGTCCCGCCGCTGGCCGCGTTGGGCACGGTGACGGTGACATTCGACGGAGACGAGCAGGCCCGGGCACGTCCCATCGCGCCCCTGCTGGACGCGATGCGCCACCTGGGCATCGAAGTCGACGGAGACGGGCTCCCGTTCGGGATCCGCGGCACCGGCTCCGTCGCCGGCGGCACCGTGGCCATCGACGCCTCCGCGTCGTCGCAGTTCGTCTCCGGCCTGCTGTTGGCCGCCGCGGCGTTCGACGAGGGGTTGACCGTGGTGCATACCGGGGACAGCTTGCCCTCCGCACCGCACATCGCGATGACGGTGGCGATGCTGCGCCAGGCCGGGATCGAGGTCGACGACAGCTCCCCGAACCTTTGGCGGGTCAGTCCTGCGACGGCGACGGCGCGCGATTGGGAGATCGAACCGGACCTGTCCAACGCCACCCCATTCCTGGCGGCCGCGGTGGTCACCGGAGGCCGCGTGCGGATCGCCGGGTGGCCGGCCGTCGGCGTGCAGCCCAGCGAAGCCATCATCGAAGTCATCGGTGCCACCGGCGCCCGGATCACCCACACCGATTCCTACCTGCAGGTCGAGGGCCAAGGCGCCTACGGTGGGTTCGACGTGGATCTGCAGGCGCTCGGCGAGCTCACCCCGACGGTGGCCGCCCTGGCAGCACTGGCAACGCCGGGTTCGGTTTCGCGGCTCAGCGGTATCGCGCACCTGCGCGGGCACGAGACCGACCGACTGGCGGCCCTGACCACCGAGATCAGACGTCTGGGGGGCGATGCCGTGGAGACCCCTGACGGCCTGGTGATCACCGCGACTCCACTGCACGGTGGAACCTGGCACTCCTACGCCGACCACCGGATGGCCACCGCGGGTGCGATCATCGGCCTGCGCGTCCCCGACGTCGAAGTCGAAGATATCGAGACCACCGCCAAGACTCTCCCGGCGTTCCCCCGAATGTGGGCCGACATGCTGGCGGACGCGGGGGCCGACGCTTGAAACCGGAGGACTACGACGAATCCGACGTCAAAGTCCGCTCCGGGCGGGGCTCGCGGCCGCGCACCAAAATCCGCCCCGAGCACAACGACGCCCAGTCGGCCATGGTGGTCAGCGTGGACCGCGGGCGCTGGGGATGCGTGTTGGACAACGCTGATGACTCCGCCGATCTCCAGGTCACCGCAATGCGCGCCCGCGAGCTGGGTCGCACCCCGATCGTGGTCGGCGACCGTGTCGATGTGGTGGGCGACCTTTCCGGTCGACCAGACACTCTGGCCCGGATCGTTCGTCGCAGATCACGACGAACCGTGTTGCGGCGCACCGCCGATGACACCGATCCCACCGAGCGCGTGGTGGTCGCCAATGCCGACCAGCTGCTGATGGTGGTGGCGCTCGCCGACCCTCCGCCGCGCACCGGCCTGGTCGAACGCGCGCTGATCGCCGCCTACGCCGGGGGGCTGGCACCGATTCTGTGCCTGACCAAGACGGATCTGGCGGATCCCGAGCAGTTCGCCGGTCAGTTCGCCGACCTGGATCTCACGGTGGTCACCGCGGGCCGTGACGACCCACTGGATGCGGTCGCACCCCTGTTGGAATCTCAGGTCACCGTCCTGCTGGGCCACTCCGGTGTCGGGAAGTCGACCTTAGTGAATCGGCTTGTCCCCGAGGCTGATCGCGCCGTCGGCCGGGTCACCGATATCGGCCGGGGACGGCACACCTCCACGCAGTCGGTCGCGCTGCGGCTGGCGAAATCGGGGTGGGTGATCGACACCCCGG is a window encoding:
- a CDS encoding PPE family protein → MDFAMLPPDVNSSRMYSGAGAQPLMAAASAWKALAAELTSMGLAYDAMIDELSDDRVGPMTAAAAAYAQWLHTTAAQAGRAASAARSAAAAYDTAFVMTVPPALVTANRAQLKSLVANNFLGHNTAAIAATDAQYADMWARDAMAMYGYYVSSTAAAGLHPFTQPPHTTISTPASSPFGTLAMDPAAAFGVDLSTVGKIEDTLLLEVAASPASASVGAELGVAATLNGLSVPQSWATAVPARVIGRAVSIAADTVLRAAAGTTALPLVALGPASRATAGFRRVRGASAGPKPPSNGSPRAIVRQRGRSEQPKKQAARPPKGAVPRILGELRELADPRDTRILSDEERTRTKRRLHGR
- a CDS encoding SOS response-associated peptidase, coding for MCGRFAITTDPALLATSIDAINEIPAAADSGPNYNVAPTDGIVTVISRHSEPGPPHTPTDQPTRRLRLMRWGLLPAWTKPGPGGAPAAGGPLLINARADKVTTSPAYRASAERRRCLVPMDGYYEWRPDPLEPGDPAGARAKSRVRKTPFYIHGDGAMLFAAGLWSAWRPDRLSAPVLSVAIITTEAVGELAEIHDRMPLLLPENRWDSWLDPDSVIDTTLLARPPDVTGIALREVSTLVNSVRNNSPELIAPALPEPRQGYLL
- a CDS encoding class I SAM-dependent methyltransferase: MNSHTGLEGAPVASPPEPWDIGRPQPAVQQLVAYGALRGEVLDPGTGAGHHAIHYAAHGYSTTGLDHSPAAIALAQRNAAQAGVSVDFQVADAVDLVGFQGRFDTVVDSAFYHLFQDDEETQLRYARNLHRATKPQARLFLFEAGRHNVNGWQLDGMSPERFGPLLESAGWRIDHVGTTTFQGTFDPNAFTEMVAVMEAMGREDLLAGVRALAQRFAYLQPLLEDNLVHMPFWAVAATRIDELSP
- a CDS encoding PE family protein: MSFVTTQPEALLAAVANLQTIGSSMAAHSAAAAAPTTGVVPAAADEVSALTAAQFAAHAQAYQAVSAQAMAVHEMFVHTLGSGASAYAATEAANAAATG
- a CDS encoding PPE family protein, whose amino-acid sequence is MDYLSLPPEVTSTMIYSGPGSEPLVVAASAWSSLAAELKSAAAEYRAVINRLTSEEWLGAASASMAAAAAPYVNWMELTAAQAEQAATQGRTAAAAYETAHAQTVPPVAVTANRELLQELVATNILGQNTPSIAATETEHSEMWAQDTLAMYGYHAQSAAATQLTEFTSPPNPTNPTGDAANANAVAAATGSATATQTPTASNTLQDLLNSLWPKAADGTPYGASDVLADPNYNLSNQLLSQVVSNSNLQSNNICAVWRGVSGVLGVQKLFADGAKEAAKAAPAAASAASGAAAGAASAASGAAGAIGGLSVPASWVPPLAAASAIGPVSGGSWVPVGPAAAAALPSAGGILGGAPIAPPTGMPGMPGIPAAGAAGAGFRGFGGPRYGTALTVMPRRPFGG
- a CDS encoding PPE family protein, translated to MIDYGALPPEINSARMYAGAGSGPILAAAGAWDVLSQQLSMTAAAVDMTIADLTSGPWRGPSAIAMAAAASPFTAWFKMTAAQAEQAAVQAKAAAAAFEAAYAMTVPPQAVLANRAQLMMLVATNFFGQNTPAIAATEAHYASMWAQDAAAMYAYVAGSAAAAQLPDFTSPPQTTNPAAQVGQATATAQAVGNSTATQASAHTLNTLQSLAQPGVAAATTAADATTTPPATVSPWTAFLQQIVPPLTTFTSLENSNLGAFRLLDMAGQLINGEEVSGQAVADVRALLTDLTQVAEVAKAGTAATHTPGFGAATPSVGVGRGLQVGALSVPHSWPMAPTSANQAAATLVSSRVAAAEAGMMPRGQMAGLAGLAGLPGASAAANGGPTGFRFVPRYGYRHRVMNRPPSAG
- a CDS encoding PE-PPE domain-containing protein, with the translated sequence MQRIRRVYSAIAVVLVGAGPVAVTQVMPEIDPLGAVRHAVIATAAPSLGGGTAFIIGGSGLATPGPTYVDAAVSMYLEPLGFTGTTQVLSMPQQLYPFLGPFGGTLDESVAQGQQILYEAIMAEYQNGDLSAENPAVVFGWSQGAIIESMVQYQLAEAGVPSDYVHFVMIGDVSAPNGGMLSRFNLPELGPVSLPSLGLTFSGAGPSDLYPTEVYNREYDGFADFPQYPINFLSVLNAIFGIAFQHTTYLGLTDDQIANAILLPTASADSVTDYYMIPTEGLPLLYPLLFFGSGGQALYDLFEPVMRILVNLGYGSIEHGWSQGPADIATPLGFLPDSATLAALIQELPQALGDAWQQGVSDFVDEIFNPTTTPPAFFAEMEGFINAISDSETAEFFSYFPTLEDLFGAFPPHTGIPIVDVGTALLFNLPQVNYEVFTAELADGNLLDAFGTTLALNMGILPLALLGAVI
- a CDS encoding serine/threonine-protein kinase — encoded protein: MALAAGSIFAEYTILKLLGAGGMGEVYLAQHPRLPRREALKILRRSLSADDDYEERFRREAEAAAVLVHPNIVRVHDRGEYRGRLWLSMDYIEGETLGELITRKYPAGMPAHVVLPIVNSVADALDYAHDHGVVHRDVKPSNILVTEDGDEVLTAVLADFGIARQLGGPSGLTASNLAIGTIAYAAPEQLMGAEGLERADQYALAATTFQMLTGTPPYHHENPVTVISHHLNTPPPLLSERRPELEPFDDVLAAALAKDPAERFRDCSDFVAALTEQLADPASADDSDSARTMARGIARAAAPRPASRWAKLARPAVLVPLGLAVVGSVAALVPRLLAEEPVETATGAAGAVPAATVAPSPKAPAFDGTFRVDANRAGEKYNGVPNPEPPNVSTWWAVKSSCDADPCTASAMMLDAKDHHKTVKTPSGANELIFEFTGDEWRSRPQTLQTPCVGVDGRQGSQTTTQVLSLEPTIPGVLHGAMLATVESNECGQRGAQIWVPVVASRFSEVLADLKPAADIAKPAKPA
- the aroA gene encoding 3-phosphoshikimate 1-carboxyvinyltransferase yields the protein MTTWPAPTPTAPIDATVAVPGSKSQTNRALVLAALAAGSGSGVSTLSGALRSRDTDLMLDALRALGLRVEAVAHHVTVSGSIDPEPNIRLNCGLAGTVLRFVPPLAALGTVTVTFDGDEQARARPIAPLLDAMRHLGIEVDGDGLPFGIRGTGSVAGGTVAIDASASSQFVSGLLLAAAAFDEGLTVVHTGDSLPSAPHIAMTVAMLRQAGIEVDDSSPNLWRVSPATATARDWEIEPDLSNATPFLAAAVVTGGRVRIAGWPAVGVQPSEAIIEVIGATGARITHTDSYLQVEGQGAYGGFDVDLQALGELTPTVAALAALATPGSVSRLSGIAHLRGHETDRLAALTTEIRRLGGDAVETPDGLVITATPLHGGTWHSYADHRMATAGAIIGLRVPDVEVEDIETTAKTLPAFPRMWADMLADAGADA
- the rsgA gene encoding ribosome small subunit-dependent GTPase A; this translates as MKPEDYDESDVKVRSGRGSRPRTKIRPEHNDAQSAMVVSVDRGRWGCVLDNADDSADLQVTAMRARELGRTPIVVGDRVDVVGDLSGRPDTLARIVRRRSRRTVLRRTADDTDPTERVVVANADQLLMVVALADPPPRTGLVERALIAAYAGGLAPILCLTKTDLADPEQFAGQFADLDLTVVTAGRDDPLDAVAPLLESQVTVLLGHSGVGKSTLVNRLVPEADRAVGRVTDIGRGRHTSTQSVALRLAKSGWVIDTPGIRSFGLAHIAPDDVLLAFSDLAEAIGDCPRGCGHLGPPADPECALDALTGAAHGRVEAARRLLTVLRES